One region of Candidatus Poribacteria bacterium genomic DNA includes:
- a CDS encoding Gfo/Idh/MocA family oxidoreductase — protein sequence MDTVRVGIVGTGGIGNHHAKVYQTIEGIELVAACDIVKEKVVQFAEKWGIPKKNVFTNFRKMVQMEELDAVSVCTFNQAHRAPTVAALKAGKHVLCEKPMAATLRDATAMVRAAKESGKILHIAIHSRFRPNVVMAQKIISEGILGDVYYCESVGCRRRGIPGGTFIYKKTAGFGAVVDIGVYNMFNTLFALGFPKPATISAFTCDYIARQIPGLKDMDVEEFGAAWVRFEDGSIMVFKISWAVHANSLGSNFFLGKKAGLSMDGMEVYADEVPKGLEQLVKAEGGSLEVEEVRGNMVNVRIRGLKPVDVWQAQIRAFRDAVLKGGPSPIDPEKVLLTNVIMDGIARSAKRGKEVMARIPTI from the coding sequence ATGGACACGGTCAGGGTCGGCATTGTGGGTACCGGCGGCATAGGCAACCATCACGCCAAGGTATACCAGACGATAGAGGGTATCGAACTGGTAGCGGCATGTGACATAGTAAAGGAAAAGGTCGTCCAGTTCGCCGAAAAGTGGGGTATACCGAAGAAGAACGTCTTCACCAACTTCAGGAAAATGGTTCAGATGGAAGAGCTGGATGCCGTTAGCGTCTGCACGTTCAACCAGGCGCATAGAGCTCCGACCGTTGCTGCCCTAAAGGCCGGGAAACATGTGCTCTGTGAAAAACCTATGGCCGCCACCCTCAGGGATGCCACTGCCATGGTCCGAGCGGCCAAAGAGTCGGGCAAGATACTTCATATTGCCATCCACAGCAGGTTCCGACCCAATGTGGTTATGGCGCAGAAGATCATCTCCGAGGGTATACTCGGCGATGTCTACTACTGTGAATCGGTCGGATGCCGCCGTAGAGGGATCCCCGGCGGAACCTTCATCTACAAGAAGACAGCAGGGTTTGGCGCTGTCGTCGATATAGGCGTGTACAACATGTTCAATACTCTGTTCGCCCTGGGTTTCCCTAAACCCGCGACGATCTCGGCCTTCACCTGCGACTATATAGCTCGACAGATCCCCGGTCTCAAGGATATGGATGTCGAGGAGTTCGGCGCGGCATGGGTGAGATTCGAGGACGGCTCCATCATGGTCTTCAAGATATCGTGGGCGGTGCATGCCAACTCCCTCGGATCGAATTTCTTCCTCGGCAAGAAGGCGGGGCTCTCGATGGACGGTATGGAGGTGTACGCCGATGAAGTTCCCAAAGGGTTGGAGCAGCTCGTCAAGGCAGAGGGCGGCTCACTGGAGGTCGAAGAGGTCAGAGGTAACATGGTGAACGTCAGGATCCGCGGGCTGAAGCCCGTGGACGTCTGGCAGGCACAGATCAGGGCGTTCCGTGATGCCGTCCTCAAAGGTGGCCCCTCCCCGATAGATCCTGAAAAAGTCCTGCTCACCAACGTTATAATGGATGGTATAGCCCGTTCAGCTAAGAGAGGGAAGGAGGTCATGGCGAGAATCCCCACGATCTAA